A single genomic interval of Brevibacillus brevis harbors:
- a CDS encoding NuoB/complex I 20 kDa subunit family protein: MELDLTSIAPELQEELNRNVMFTTLETVKGWVRSNSLWPLTFGLACCAIEMMGTGGARYDLDRFGVIFRASPRQSDVMIVAGTVTKKMAPLLRRLYDQMPEPKWVIAMGSCATAGGPYVRSYSVVKGVDQIVPVDVYIPGCPPNPAALIYGINKLQEKIRYEAKTGKQVTNL; encoded by the coding sequence ATGGAACTAGACCTGACAAGCATTGCGCCTGAATTGCAAGAGGAACTGAATCGCAACGTCATGTTCACGACATTGGAAACAGTGAAGGGATGGGTTCGTAGCAACTCGTTGTGGCCATTAACTTTTGGCTTGGCCTGTTGCGCGATCGAGATGATGGGAACGGGTGGAGCGCGTTATGACCTCGACCGGTTTGGCGTTATTTTTCGAGCATCCCCAAGACAATCTGATGTCATGATCGTAGCCGGAACCGTCACGAAAAAGATGGCGCCACTGCTGCGCAGGCTGTATGATCAAATGCCTGAACCGAAGTGGGTGATTGCCATGGGCTCCTGTGCGACAGCGGGAGGTCCGTACGTGCGCTCGTACAGCGTGGTAAAAGGTGTAGACCAGATTGTGCCTGTCGACGTATATATTCCGGGTTGTCCGCCTAACCCTGCCGCTTTGATCTACGGAATCAATAAGCTCCAAGAAAA
- a CDS encoding NADH-quinone oxidoreductase subunit A, which translates to MSDIYTNNYVIVAIFLILGVLLPVATVSFVGPLLRPKKPTREKQTTYESGNIPVGDSWVRFNVKYYIFALMFVIFDVETLFLYPWAVAYKELGLFALVEMVIFISLLIVGLIYAWRKKVLEWN; encoded by the coding sequence GTGAGTGACATCTATACCAACAATTATGTGATTGTCGCGATCTTTTTAATTCTTGGTGTGCTGTTGCCCGTAGCTACAGTCAGTTTTGTTGGTCCATTACTTCGTCCAAAGAAACCGACACGGGAGAAGCAAACTACTTATGAAAGCGGTAACATTCCTGTTGGTGACAGTTGGGTGCGTTTCAACGTGAAGTATTACATCTTTGCCCTCATGTTTGTCATCTTTGATGTAGAAACACTCTTTCTGTATCCGTGGGCCGTCGCTTACAAAGAACTGGGGCTCTTTGCCTTAGTCGAGATGGTCATCTTTATATCCTTGCTCATCGTAGGATTGATTTACGCGTGGAGAAAGAAGGTGCTGGAATGGAACTAG
- a CDS encoding DUF6042 family protein, protein MQTVRDIRHNQDGVVIPSSFKANGWTSVLSHEMNVLFQAMCFVVTKHETKEEMRKALDEFDALKGTFTEPVQEGFKSEEDFKGYVNLLNRFKAFMSRSDYAYPTSLDDAIELFVKWGLVIDNGDAWDVPVYPFPDASELFKLSEAESLALAHVKLEALVHPIFSRLVMKLHEQEENTFSMSKAEMKQLLNTNDQMLAEVLIKLTPYMEEAIENMLEIPEDEKMNFTIVWERIYEDFLGQQFSNNVQ, encoded by the coding sequence ATGCAAACCGTTCGCGATATCCGCCACAATCAAGATGGCGTAGTGATTCCTAGCAGCTTTAAGGCTAATGGCTGGACAAGCGTGCTATCTCATGAAATGAATGTTCTCTTCCAGGCAATGTGCTTTGTAGTAACCAAGCATGAGACAAAAGAAGAAATGAGAAAAGCTTTGGACGAGTTCGATGCATTGAAAGGCACATTCACCGAGCCTGTTCAAGAAGGCTTTAAGTCTGAAGAGGATTTCAAAGGCTACGTGAACCTCTTGAACAGATTCAAAGCGTTCATGAGCCGTTCTGATTATGCATATCCGACATCTCTTGACGATGCGATCGAGCTTTTCGTGAAGTGGGGTCTGGTAATCGATAATGGAGATGCTTGGGATGTACCGGTTTATCCATTCCCAGATGCATCTGAGTTGTTCAAGTTGAGCGAAGCAGAATCTCTTGCATTGGCTCATGTTAAACTGGAAGCATTGGTTCATCCGATTTTTAGCCGCCTCGTGATGAAGCTGCACGAGCAGGAAGAAAATACGTTCAGCATGTCCAAAGCAGAAATGAAGCAATTGCTGAACACGAATGACCAGATGCTGGCAGAGGTTCTGATCAAGCTGACTCCATATATGGAAGAGGCAATTGAAAATATGCTGGAGATCCCAGAAGACGAGAAGATGAACTTCACAATTGTATGGGAGCGTATTTACGAGGACTTCCTCGGACAGCAATTTTCAAACAACGTTCAATAA
- a CDS encoding F0F1 ATP synthase subunit epsilon, whose amino-acid sequence MSKMTVEVVTPERVVYSGQAEMVIARGLQGEIGIMPNHVPLVTPLKTAPVRIKTEGDKEVKMAVSGGFMEVRGDKVTILAETAELPGDIDVERAKAAKERAEKRLTEKYAELDVKRAERALQRAMARLDVAK is encoded by the coding sequence GTGAGTAAGATGACAGTTGAAGTCGTAACTCCTGAACGGGTTGTCTACAGCGGTCAGGCTGAAATGGTGATTGCTCGCGGCTTGCAAGGGGAAATCGGTATTATGCCGAACCACGTGCCGTTGGTAACCCCGCTGAAAACAGCGCCAGTTCGGATTAAGACAGAAGGCGATAAAGAAGTAAAGATGGCTGTAAGCGGCGGCTTCATGGAAGTGCGCGGCGATAAAGTGACCATCCTTGCTGAAACGGCTGAATTGCCGGGAGACATCGATGTTGAACGCGCGAAGGCAGCGAAAGAGCGTGCTGAAAAGCGTTTGACTGAGAAATATGCCGAGCTCGACGTCAAGCGTGCAGAACGCGCGCTGCAACGTGCGATGGCACGTCTCGACGTAGCGAAGTAA
- the atpD gene encoding F0F1 ATP synthase subunit beta — protein MANGRVVQVMGPVVDVEFDRGHLPAIYNAIKIQHKAQSAGERDINLTVEVATHLGDNLVRTVAMSSTDGLVRGMEAVDTGAAISVPVGAITLGRVFNVLGEPIDLQELGQVDRRDPIHRKAPEFVDQATTVEILETGIKVIDLLAPYIKGGKIGLFGGAGVGKTVTIQELINNIAQEHGGISVFAGVGERTREGNDLYHEMKDAGVLPKTAMVFGQMNEPPGARLRVALTGLTMAEYFRDEEGRDVLLFVDNIFRFTQAGSEVSALLGRMPSAVGYQPTLATEMGQLQERITSTKKGSVTSIQAIYVPADDYTDPAPATTFAHLDATTNLERSIAELGIFPAVDPLASTSRALAPDVVGQEHYDVARSVQKILQRYKELQDIIAILGMDELSDDDKQVVGRARRIQRFLSQSFHVAEQFTGNPGQYVPLKETVRSFKEILEGKHDHLPEGAFLYVGTIEEAVEKAKKMA, from the coding sequence ATGGCGAATGGACGCGTGGTTCAGGTAATGGGTCCGGTTGTTGACGTCGAGTTCGACCGCGGACACCTGCCTGCCATTTACAATGCGATCAAGATTCAACATAAAGCACAAAGCGCTGGTGAGCGCGACATCAACTTGACTGTTGAGGTTGCTACTCATTTGGGCGATAACTTGGTTCGTACCGTTGCGATGTCTTCCACTGACGGTTTGGTTCGTGGCATGGAAGCAGTTGATACCGGTGCAGCTATCTCCGTTCCAGTGGGTGCAATCACCCTCGGACGCGTATTTAACGTATTGGGTGAGCCGATCGACCTGCAAGAACTTGGTCAAGTAGATCGTCGTGATCCAATTCACCGTAAAGCTCCTGAGTTCGTAGACCAAGCAACGACTGTTGAGATCCTGGAAACAGGTATCAAAGTTATTGACCTCTTGGCTCCGTACATCAAGGGTGGTAAGATCGGTCTGTTTGGTGGTGCGGGTGTAGGTAAAACCGTTACTATTCAAGAGCTGATCAACAACATCGCGCAAGAGCACGGTGGTATTTCCGTATTCGCTGGTGTAGGTGAGCGTACCCGTGAAGGTAACGACCTGTACCACGAGATGAAAGACGCAGGCGTACTGCCGAAAACCGCGATGGTATTCGGTCAGATGAACGAACCGCCTGGTGCACGTCTTCGTGTAGCGTTGACTGGTCTGACTATGGCGGAATACTTCCGTGATGAAGAAGGCCGCGACGTTCTTCTCTTTGTTGATAACATCTTCCGCTTTACTCAAGCGGGTTCCGAAGTTTCTGCTCTCTTGGGCCGTATGCCATCTGCGGTAGGTTACCAGCCAACACTGGCTACCGAAATGGGTCAGTTGCAAGAGCGTATTACTTCCACGAAAAAAGGTTCCGTAACGTCCATTCAAGCGATCTACGTACCAGCGGATGACTACACTGACCCGGCTCCTGCTACTACGTTTGCTCACTTGGACGCTACAACAAACCTGGAGCGTTCCATCGCTGAGTTGGGTATCTTCCCTGCGGTAGACCCACTCGCATCCACTTCCCGTGCTCTGGCTCCTGATGTAGTAGGACAAGAACACTATGATGTGGCTCGTAGCGTTCAAAAAATCCTGCAACGTTACAAAGAACTGCAAGATATCATCGCGATTCTCGGTATGGACGAGTTGAGCGACGACGACAAGCAAGTAGTTGGACGCGCACGCCGCATTCAACGTTTCTTGTCCCAGTCCTTCCACGTTGCCGAGCAGTTCACTGGTAACCCAGGCCAATACGTTCCACTGAAAGAAACCGTTCGCAGCTTCAAGGAAATCCTCGAAGGTAAGCATGACCACCTGCCAGAGGGCGCGTTCCTGTACGTAGGTACAATTGAAGAAGCGGTAGAAAAAGCGAAGAAAATGGCGTAA
- the atpG gene encoding ATP synthase F1 subunit gamma, which translates to MAKGIREIRRSIKSKKDMRQITKAMKMVAAAKLRRNQDKAEAARPYADKIQEVIASIASGNSGSKHPMLQNRPVKKTGYIVITSDRGLAGGYNANILRKVVTTINEKHKSKDEYGIFVIGRKGRDFFSKRNYPLLEEVTGLPVSPAFADIKKIAGAAVQMFENEQIDELYLCYNKFQSAISQIPTVKQLLPLEAPESNNARELNYEYEPSSEEVLADLLPKYAETLVYSALLEAKASEEGSRMTAMGNATDNATDMINRLTLSYNRARQAAITQEISEIVAGANAQA; encoded by the coding sequence GTGGCTAAAGGAATACGTGAGATTCGACGCAGTATCAAAAGTAAAAAAGATATGCGCCAAATCACGAAAGCGATGAAAATGGTGGCGGCTGCAAAGCTTCGCCGTAACCAGGATAAAGCTGAGGCGGCACGCCCGTATGCTGACAAGATCCAAGAAGTGATCGCAAGCATCGCGAGTGGGAACTCTGGTTCCAAACATCCAATGTTGCAAAATCGTCCAGTGAAAAAGACTGGTTATATTGTCATCACTTCCGACCGTGGACTTGCTGGGGGCTACAATGCCAACATTCTCCGTAAAGTGGTAACTACCATTAACGAGAAGCACAAGTCCAAGGATGAGTATGGTATTTTTGTGATTGGCCGCAAAGGTCGTGACTTCTTTAGCAAACGGAACTACCCGCTTTTGGAGGAAGTTACAGGTCTGCCAGTCAGCCCAGCCTTTGCTGATATCAAGAAAATTGCCGGTGCAGCAGTCCAAATGTTCGAGAATGAGCAGATTGACGAACTGTACCTGTGCTACAACAAGTTCCAAAGTGCAATTTCGCAAATACCTACCGTAAAACAATTGCTGCCACTGGAAGCTCCCGAGAGCAACAATGCACGCGAATTGAATTACGAGTATGAGCCGTCCTCGGAAGAAGTATTGGCGGACCTGTTGCCGAAATATGCGGAAACACTGGTTTACAGTGCACTCCTCGAAGCAAAAGCTTCCGAAGAAGGTTCCCGTATGACTGCAATGGGCAACGCGACAGACAATGCTACGGATATGATCAACCGTTTAACGTTGAGCTACAACCGTGCTCGTCAGGCAGCCATTACACAAGAGATTTCCGAGATCGTTGCAGGTGCAAACGCACAGGCTTAG
- the atpA gene encoding F0F1 ATP synthase subunit alpha, which produces MSAIRPEEISSLIKERIANFKSEIEVVDVGTVIQVGDGIARVHGLEKAMQGELLEFQNGVMGMVLNLEEDNVGVVIMGPFRDIKEGDTVKRTGRVMEVPVGEALLGRVVNPLGQPIDGQGPIANNGFRPIESPAPGVMARKSVHEPLQTGIKAIDAMIPVGRGQRELIIGDRQTGKTAVALDTIINQKGKDMICIYVAIGQKQSTVANIVETLRKAGALEYTIIVSATASDPAPMLYLAPYTGVTMGEYFMYKGGHVLCVYDDLSKQAAAYREMSLLLRRPPGREAYPGDVFYLHSRLLERAAKLSDDLGAGSITALPFIETQAGDISAYIPTNVISITDGQIFLETDLFNAGQRPAVNTGLSVSRVGGSAQIKAMKKVAGPLKLELAQYRELAAFAQFGSDLDKATQARLTRGERLMEIMKQGQFDPMPVEKQVASIYSATRGFLDDIPVAEVRRFEKEMLSFLDSNKPQLLEHIRTTKDLPDEKEFNAAIEEFKKGFSVTR; this is translated from the coding sequence GTGAGTGCAATCAGACCAGAAGAGATTAGCTCCCTCATTAAAGAGCGGATCGCTAACTTTAAATCTGAAATCGAAGTTGTGGATGTAGGCACAGTCATCCAAGTAGGTGACGGTATTGCTCGTGTTCACGGTTTGGAAAAGGCCATGCAAGGGGAGCTTCTCGAGTTCCAAAATGGCGTAATGGGTATGGTACTCAACTTGGAAGAAGATAACGTGGGTGTCGTTATTATGGGACCTTTCCGCGACATTAAGGAAGGCGATACTGTAAAACGTACCGGCCGCGTTATGGAAGTTCCAGTAGGGGAAGCGCTGCTCGGCCGCGTTGTAAACCCACTGGGTCAACCAATCGATGGTCAAGGCCCTATCGCAAACAACGGTTTCCGTCCAATCGAGAGCCCAGCTCCTGGCGTAATGGCACGTAAATCCGTACATGAGCCACTCCAAACAGGTATCAAAGCGATTGACGCGATGATCCCAGTTGGTCGTGGACAGCGTGAGTTGATCATTGGTGACCGCCAAACTGGTAAAACAGCAGTGGCGCTCGACACGATCATCAACCAAAAAGGTAAAGACATGATTTGTATCTACGTTGCAATCGGTCAAAAGCAATCCACCGTTGCTAACATCGTAGAAACTCTGCGTAAAGCAGGGGCTCTGGAATACACAATCATCGTTTCTGCTACTGCGTCTGACCCAGCTCCAATGTTGTACCTGGCTCCATATACAGGTGTAACAATGGGTGAGTACTTCATGTACAAAGGCGGACACGTTCTGTGCGTATACGATGACCTCTCCAAGCAGGCTGCTGCATACCGCGAAATGTCCCTCTTGCTCCGTCGTCCTCCAGGTCGCGAAGCATATCCTGGTGACGTATTCTACTTGCACTCCCGTTTGCTGGAGCGCGCTGCGAAACTGTCTGATGATCTGGGCGCTGGTTCTATTACAGCTCTGCCATTCATCGAAACCCAAGCGGGTGACATTTCCGCGTACATTCCAACCAACGTGATCTCCATCACGGACGGTCAGATCTTCCTGGAGACAGACTTGTTCAACGCAGGTCAACGTCCAGCGGTTAACACCGGTCTTTCCGTATCCCGTGTAGGTGGTTCCGCGCAAATCAAGGCGATGAAAAAGGTAGCAGGTCCACTCAAGCTCGAGTTGGCTCAATACCGTGAGTTGGCTGCGTTTGCTCAGTTCGGTTCCGACCTGGACAAAGCGACCCAAGCTCGTCTGACCCGTGGTGAGCGCTTGATGGAAATCATGAAACAAGGTCAGTTCGATCCAATGCCTGTTGAGAAGCAAGTTGCTTCTATCTATAGCGCTACAAGAGGTTTCCTGGATGATATTCCAGTAGCAGAAGTGCGCCGTTTTGAGAAAGAGATGTTGTCTTTCTTGGATTCCAACAAACCGCAACTGTTGGAGCACATCCGCACAACGAAAGACCTTCCAGATGAAAAAGAATTCAACGCAGCGATCGAAGAGTTCAAAAAAGGCTTTTCGGTAACTCGCTAA
- a CDS encoding F0F1 ATP synthase subunit delta, which yields MSSAVGKRYARALFEVASERSKIDQVEADLGAIVEAVEGSEDLKKIMLHPHIAADAKSQLADELFKSHVGEETFNFLNVLIENGREVDLVDIYRSFVQLANEARGFADAIVTSAKPLSTEEQNELAEKFGQTLNKKLRMTAVVDPAILGGIIIKIGDRLYDGSLKTKLETFAQKA from the coding sequence ATGAGTAGCGCAGTAGGAAAACGTTATGCTCGCGCTCTCTTTGAAGTAGCGAGTGAGCGTAGCAAGATTGATCAGGTAGAAGCAGACCTGGGTGCGATCGTGGAAGCGGTTGAAGGCAGTGAAGATCTGAAAAAGATCATGCTGCACCCGCACATCGCAGCAGATGCGAAAAGCCAGCTCGCTGACGAATTGTTCAAAAGCCATGTAGGGGAAGAAACCTTTAATTTTCTGAACGTCCTGATTGAGAACGGACGCGAAGTTGATCTGGTTGATATCTACCGTTCTTTTGTACAATTGGCGAACGAAGCTCGTGGATTCGCAGATGCGATTGTGACAAGTGCAAAGCCACTTTCTACTGAAGAGCAAAATGAGCTAGCTGAGAAGTTCGGCCAAACGCTGAACAAAAAGCTGCGTATGACAGCAGTCGTAGACCCAGCGATTCTCGGCGGCATTATTATCAAAATTGGCGACCGTCTGTATGATGGCAGCCTGAAAACGAAGTTGGAAACCTTTGCGCAAAAGGCGTAA
- the atpF gene encoding F0F1 ATP synthase subunit B, protein MVEFGAVSLEWGTLLLQVIIFILLLIVVSKYATGPIASVLEKRRAHVENELATAERNHKESEKLLAEQRRLLDEARAESKAIIDRAAKQASDEASKIVAEAQAVSERMKAEASAELAREVEKAKLELREQMTGLSVLLASKIIEKELDEAAQKSTVDKFLAQVGDRL, encoded by the coding sequence ATGGTTGAGTTTGGAGCCGTATCCCTGGAATGGGGCACATTACTACTCCAGGTGATTATTTTCATTTTGCTGTTGATCGTTGTTTCCAAATATGCAACAGGACCGATTGCGAGCGTATTGGAAAAGCGCCGTGCTCATGTTGAGAACGAGCTCGCCACTGCGGAACGCAACCACAAGGAATCCGAAAAGCTTTTGGCTGAACAACGCCGCCTTTTGGATGAAGCTCGCGCTGAATCTAAAGCGATCATCGACCGTGCTGCAAAGCAAGCGTCTGATGAAGCAAGCAAAATCGTTGCTGAAGCACAAGCAGTTTCTGAGCGTATGAAGGCAGAGGCAAGTGCTGAACTGGCTCGTGAAGTAGAAAAAGCAAAACTCGAACTGCGTGAGCAAATGACTGGTCTTTCCGTGCTCTTGGCTTCCAAGATCATTGAGAAAGAACTGGACGAAGCAGCTCAAAAGTCTACTGTTGACAAATTTCTCGCACAAGTGGGAGATCGCCTATGA
- the atpE gene encoding F0F1 ATP synthase subunit C — MEVMGVAIAMGLIFGLAALGGAFGASNVISKTIEGVARQPEARGNLMGIMFLGMGLVEAIPIIAVAVGFILMGRLG; from the coding sequence ATGGAAGTTATGGGTGTAGCTATTGCTATGGGTCTTATTTTCGGTTTGGCAGCACTTGGTGGTGCTTTTGGTGCAAGTAACGTAATCTCTAAAACAATTGAAGGTGTTGCTCGTCAACCTGAAGCTCGTGGTAACCTGATGGGTATCATGTTCCTCGGTATGGGTCTCGTAGAGGCGATTCCAATTATCGCTGTAGCTGTAGGCTTCATCTTGATGGGTCGTCTGGGCTAA
- the atpB gene encoding F0F1 ATP synthase subunit A, which translates to MGHHYTLRFQLGGMVFDIATILMMVLTALLVFIFLFVMTRKLETGVPGAKQNAVEWIFDFVKNVTAGYMDHKKVMMMMTLGITLFLYIFIGNQLGVIANVTTVHKGEISESVMKMLTIAPTPEAEAKKRETVEHELADKGAHVIWWKSPTATPSVTFGLALVVLLYSHYLGIKKSPGGWFKHVFLNPIHILEEFIIKPLTLPLRLFGNLFAKEIMIAFLLSGGVLAAAPLFIWLGYSVFVGAIQAFIFLTLSMVYISQLVNDEH; encoded by the coding sequence ATGGGTCATCATTATACGTTACGGTTTCAGTTAGGCGGCATGGTATTTGACATCGCTACGATTCTCATGATGGTTCTTACCGCACTGCTTGTGTTTATCTTCCTGTTTGTAATGACACGAAAGCTGGAAACAGGAGTACCTGGTGCTAAGCAAAATGCAGTTGAGTGGATTTTTGACTTTGTCAAGAATGTTACTGCAGGATACATGGATCACAAGAAAGTCATGATGATGATGACGCTTGGTATTACGTTGTTTCTCTACATCTTCATTGGGAACCAGCTAGGTGTTATCGCCAACGTCACCACAGTGCACAAAGGTGAAATCAGCGAAAGTGTTATGAAGATGCTGACGATTGCTCCTACGCCGGAAGCCGAAGCGAAGAAGCGCGAAACCGTTGAGCACGAGCTGGCTGATAAAGGAGCTCATGTAATCTGGTGGAAGTCTCCAACTGCTACACCGAGTGTAACATTTGGTTTGGCATTGGTAGTGTTGCTCTACTCCCACTACCTCGGTATTAAGAAAAGTCCAGGTGGTTGGTTTAAGCACGTATTCCTCAACCCGATCCACATTCTTGAGGAGTTTATCATTAAACCGTTGACGCTTCCTCTGCGTTTGTTCGGTAACCTCTTTGCAAAAGAGATCATGATTGCCTTCCTGTTGAGTGGGGGAGTTTTGGCCGCGGCACCATTGTTTATCTGGCTCGGCTACTCCGTCTTCGTAGGTGCAATTCAGGCGTTCATTTTCTTGACTCTTTCTATGGTTTACATTTCACAACTTGTGAATGATGAACACTAA
- a CDS encoding ATP synthase subunit I codes for MEAFALAMRKTFRYSLWCMALFVMLMVVLPEHKVFLQSLLLGTVTGIINTSVLASKVWVVGQMADDPNVRPKGTGTMLRFMIAGLAAYATFLFPHIFKLSGVLLGLFLIQGISYLLVFRNSK; via the coding sequence ATGGAAGCGTTTGCTTTAGCGATGCGAAAGACTTTTCGCTATTCTTTATGGTGCATGGCATTGTTTGTGATGCTGATGGTTGTATTGCCTGAACACAAGGTATTCTTGCAGAGTTTGTTGCTTGGAACAGTGACAGGAATCATTAATACCAGCGTTCTCGCAAGCAAGGTCTGGGTTGTTGGGCAAATGGCAGATGACCCTAATGTCAGACCAAAAGGAACGGGCACGATGCTTCGGTTCATGATTGCCGGGCTAGCCGCCTATGCTACCTTTCTTTTCCCTCATATCTTCAAATTATCAGGGGTTCTACTTGGGTTGTTTTTGATCCAAGGGATCAGTTATCTACTCGTATTCCGCAATTCAAAATAG
- a CDS encoding AtpZ/AtpI family protein, with amino-acid sequence MVSVLGLDFAICVVAGFMIGRYADRLLATDPWLLLIGLITGIAVGVYTVYRLIRPYL; translated from the coding sequence TTGGTCAGCGTACTTGGTCTTGACTTTGCCATTTGTGTGGTTGCCGGTTTTATGATCGGCAGATACGCGGATCGCCTACTAGCGACTGATCCTTGGTTATTGCTTATCGGCTTGATTACAGGGATTGCGGTTGGTGTATACACTGTCTATCGACTCATTCGCCCGTATCTGTAG